In Musa acuminata AAA Group cultivar baxijiao chromosome BXJ2-8, Cavendish_Baxijiao_AAA, whole genome shotgun sequence, one genomic interval encodes:
- the LOC135619365 gene encoding calmodulin-binding transcription activator 2-like isoform X1: protein MAGGRRGGLTPPLDIEQILVEAQHRWLRPAEICEVLQNYRKFRIAPEPPRRPQSGSIFLFDRKVLRYFRKDGHNWRKKKDGKTVKEAHERLKVGSVDMLHCYYAHGEENENFQRRSYWMLEGGLMNIVLVHYREVKDKPSLSRARDVEEVVQVIQMDSPVTSFSATTQSQPPSQLMGADSSSSAHISEYEDAESDHATCVSAYIKRNLMQHIFIKQVPDTTLSLRCGSMMIE from the exons ATGGCGGGCGGCAGGCGGGGTGGATTGACCCCTCCGTTAG ATATTGAGCAGATACTTGTGGAAGCACAACATCGATGGTTACGCCCTGCTGAAATTTGTGAAGTACTTCAAAACTATAGGAAATTCCGTATTGCTCCAGAGCCACCAAGAAGACCTCAGA GCGGATCTATTTTTCTATTTGATCGCAAGGTGTTACGGTACTTCAGGAAGGATGGCCATAACTGGAGAAAGAAAAAAGATGGGAAGACTGTGAAAGAAGCTCACGAGAGGCTAAAG GTTGGAAGTGTTGATATGCTTCATTGCTATTATGCCCATGGTGAAGAGAATGAAAATTTTCAAAGACGGAGTTATTGGATGCTGGAAGG GGGTCTCATGAACATTGTTCTTGTACATTATCGTGAAGTCAAG GACAAACCAAGTCTCAGCCGTGCTAGAGATGTTGAAGAAGTTGTGCAAGTTATCCAAATGGATAGTCCTGTCACTTCTTTTTCTGCAACAACTCAGAGTCAGCCACCTTCACAGCTCATGGGTGCTGATAGCTCCAGTAGTGCACACATTTCAGAATATGAAGATGCTGAATCAG ATCATGCAACTTGTGTTTCAGCATATATAAAGAGAAATTTGATGCAGCatatattcatcaaacaagttCCAGATACCACTCTTTCATTGAGATGTGGCAGCATGATGATTGAATAA
- the LOC135619365 gene encoding calmodulin-binding transcription activator 2-like isoform X2 — MAGGRRGGLTPPLDIEQILVEAQHRWLRPAEICEVLQNYRKFRIAPEPPRRPQSGSIFLFDRKVLRYFRKDGHNWRKKKDGKTVKEAHERLKVGSVDMLHCYYAHGEENENFQRRSYWMLEGGLMNIVLVHYREVKDKPSLSRARDVEEVVQVIQMDSPVTSFSATTQSQPPSQLMGADSSSSAHISEYEDAESAYIKRNLMQHIFIKQVPDTTLSLRCGSMMIE, encoded by the exons ATGGCGGGCGGCAGGCGGGGTGGATTGACCCCTCCGTTAG ATATTGAGCAGATACTTGTGGAAGCACAACATCGATGGTTACGCCCTGCTGAAATTTGTGAAGTACTTCAAAACTATAGGAAATTCCGTATTGCTCCAGAGCCACCAAGAAGACCTCAGA GCGGATCTATTTTTCTATTTGATCGCAAGGTGTTACGGTACTTCAGGAAGGATGGCCATAACTGGAGAAAGAAAAAAGATGGGAAGACTGTGAAAGAAGCTCACGAGAGGCTAAAG GTTGGAAGTGTTGATATGCTTCATTGCTATTATGCCCATGGTGAAGAGAATGAAAATTTTCAAAGACGGAGTTATTGGATGCTGGAAGG GGGTCTCATGAACATTGTTCTTGTACATTATCGTGAAGTCAAG GACAAACCAAGTCTCAGCCGTGCTAGAGATGTTGAAGAAGTTGTGCAAGTTATCCAAATGGATAGTCCTGTCACTTCTTTTTCTGCAACAACTCAGAGTCAGCCACCTTCACAGCTCATGGGTGCTGATAGCTCCAGTAGTGCACACATTTCAGAATATGAAGATGCTGAATCAG CATATATAAAGAGAAATTTGATGCAGCatatattcatcaaacaagttCCAGATACCACTCTTTCATTGAGATGTGGCAGCATGATGATTGAATAA